AAGCGTGCTACGTACATTGATGTCGTCTCCAATCAAGTTTGAATCCGGCGTATCGTTCTTGCAAGAAAATATCAGTAGTGAATTCGATAGTGACGTCACCGTAATGGGTGTCTGGCCCACGCGCATCTTTGCCGCAATATCTAGTACTACCTGCAATAAACTCAATATCCGAAACATCTCACAATCGTCCACACACTGTTACTCGAATATTTCAATCcttaattgattttttagtCGTTGAACTACAATAACTAATTATCCATCATCAAATCAGgacagaaaatatgaaatataaagagGTCGGAAGAGCGTTGCGGCCATGCGAGATTTTTTCAAGGCGAAATTTCGACTTTAAAACTCGAAATTTCCAACGAAAAAAGGGTATTTCAGTGGAGCAactgaattattttcaaatctatCTTAGCTTCCATTCGATGTTCTCTAGATGTTTGGTTTTCAgcttttgttatttttctgaTTAATCACATGTTAAACCTTACCGGCCATACTGCGTATGATCAATTTATCTAAGCAATGATCGTCTAACTCGAATTTTGGGTCAAACGACACACgaatgacctgaaaatacatcaataaCAATACTTTACTGGACATTACGCGCACAATGCTTATACCTAGGTCTCACAAAAAAATTCAGGTGGAAATCAGTAATTTAAACAgtcaataaatctttttaagcGTTTTACAATAACACATGTACCGAGTTGTTTGGCTGGATGATGATCCATTTACACTTCACACCTCTCCCATAGGGATTGGGAAAGTTTGGGCTGGTGATACTACCTGATGTACCATTCAATGTTCTGCCATATCTACTGCACGTGGAGTCAACttaaaatcgaaaataacaatatattcattttcaaattcaattatcaattccTTCGTAATTTCAAGATTCGATCTGTGTTAACCGGGTTTAGAATCAATACAATAAAACGAGTAGCACTACTTTTACTAGTTTATCTGATGCACGAGTTTTCGCTACTAATGCAcagtagcttcatcaggtaaa
This sequence is a window from Tubulanus polymorphus chromosome 9, tnTubPoly1.2, whole genome shotgun sequence. Protein-coding genes within it:
- the LOC141911274 gene encoding neuropilin-2-like isoform X1, whose protein sequence is MDYGYCNVKNVLVISRGMGACEEEALPGPRMLSGDVRIILFKSSNHIPEFRFNWKLLKVDSTCSRYGRTLNGTSGSITSPNFPNPYGRGVKCKWIIIQPNNSVIRVSFDPKFELDDHCLDKLIIRSMAGSTRYCGKDARGPDTHYGDVTIEFTTDIFLQERYAGFKLDWRRHQFDTTCNESPRILNRTTGSIATPNYPKAYGQYRDCKWKIVPSENMVV